A single region of the Manihot esculenta cultivar AM560-2 chromosome 12, M.esculenta_v8, whole genome shotgun sequence genome encodes:
- the LOC110628161 gene encoding CLK4-associating serine/arginine rich protein has translation MWHEARRSERKVHDMMDAARKRAQRRAVYLAKRRGDPQQSIQVIGSRCRTYRDDGLYQATEDQQGLIPWNGKQDVLIDRFDGRALLDFIREAGSRRFRAPEKSEEEEELEEFVNFERYRDLIKHRRRGFTDEEGLQHVTQEMEAKAVIPFASDSTSQLTQAPSSKGSYSQVGFSYDGDVKEESQFSDGDDNEEDDEDDEDDEDFNSDDSNDEGMDMIAKEFGVKRYGWLVYMDKRAKEEEKRQKEMIKGDPAIRKLSRKERRKASQIEREREREAARITGSRVLHHDPYREPRRSPTYEAYSRSRRSRSRSRSYSPSHSRRYARGGHSDEVHRSKPRTPKIEYITEFGGSGEGDEPKLEGYSPPSSPPSQADMLSRQSSGRILEALHVDPASGVSLDKEKNAKAVKPAVSTSSALAKLTKASSSGGPLKQQPGEKKETPQGRLKRIMSKQLNKQIKKDTAAEIAKKREQERQRLEKLAETNRLSRYRRRSRSRSYSRSPPRRHRRSRSPSRSRSSRRYHSRSRSRSRSRSHSRSRSRSRSYSRSPRVRSRSRQS, from the exons ATGTGGCACGAAGCCAGAAGATCGGAGAGAAAGGTCCACGACATGATGGACGCTGCTCGAAAGAGAGCGCAGAGACGAGCCGTGTACTTGGCgaagaggagaggcgatcctcAACAATCTATTCAGGTCATCGGCAGTAGATGCCGGACCTACCGCGATGATGGTCTATACCAAGCCACCGAGGATCAGCAAGGCCT GATACCCTGGAACGGGAAACAGGATGTTCTAATTGACAg ATTTGATGGTCGTGCCCTGCTTGATTTTATCAGAGAGGCCGGGTCCAGACGTTTTCGGGCCCCAGAAAaatctgaagaagaagaagaactagAAGAGTTTGTTAATTTTGAGCGTTACCGGGATTTAATTAAGCACCGACGTAGAGGAT TTACTGATGAAGAAGGTTTGCAACATGTAACCCAAGAGATGGAGGCTAAGGCTGTTATTCCATTTGCTTCAGACAG TACTTCTCAGCTGACACAAGCTCCTTCAAGCAAGGGTTCATATTCACAAGTGGGGTTCTCTTATGATGGTGATGTAAAGGAGGAATCTCAATTTTCAGATGGTGATGATaatgaagaagatgatgaagatgatgagGATGATGAGGATTTTAACAGTGATGATAGCAATGATGAAGGAATGGATATGATAGCAAAAGAATTTGGGGTGAAACGGTATGGGTGGCTTGTTTATATGGATAAAAGGGCAAAAGAGGAAGAGAAAAGGCAAAAGGAGATGATCAAAGGAGATCCTGCAATT AGGAAGCTGAGTCGCAAAGAAAGGAGGAAAGCTTCTCAGATTGAAAGGGAAAGAGAGAGGGAAGCTGCTCGGATCACGGGAAGTCGAGTGCTCCATCATGATCCCTACCG GGAACCTAGAAGAAGTCCAACTTATGAAGCTTATTCTCGTTCCAGAAG gTCGAGATCAAGATCTCGTTCATACTCACCGTCACATTCAAGGCGATATGCTCGAGGAGGGCATTCTGATGAAGTTCATCGTAGCAAGCCAAGGACTCCTAAAATAGAATATATCACTGAGTTTGGGGGCTCTGGTGAAGGGGACGAACCAAAGCTTGAAGGATATTCTCCACCATCATCTCCTCCATCCCAAGCTGATATGTTGAGCCG GCAATCTTCTGGTCGCATACTTGAGGCTTTGCATGTGGATCCTGCATCTGGTGTATCCCTTGATAAGGAAAAGAACGCCAAAGCAGTGAAACCAGCAGTAAG CACGTCATCAGCACTAGCAAAGTTAACCAAGGCAAGTAGTTCTGGGGGTCCCTTGAAGCAGCAGCCAGGGGAGAAAAAAGAAACTCCTCAGGGGAGACTTAAAAGGATCATGAGCAAACAGCTAAACAAACAAA TTAAAAAGGATACTGCTGCTGAGATAGCCAAAAAACGAGAACAGGAGCGTCAGAGGCTAGAGAAACTCGCAGAAACGAACCGGTTAAGTCGTTATAGGCGTCGTAGCCGCAGTAGGAGCTATAGTCGATCTCCACCtag